From Mucilaginibacter rubeus, a single genomic window includes:
- the cfa gene encoding cyclopropane fatty acyl phospholipid synthase: MGSSKEIVTNTFAAGGITMNGSNPWDVQVHNPKLYDRLLAGGSLGFGEAYMEGWWDCEALDEFFFRVQYHRVDKAIPRDLNTLKYFLKAKFSNQQTKSKAKEVAYKHYDIGNDLFEQMLDKRMMYSCAYWENAETLDEAQEAKLDLICRKLKLEPGMRMLEIGCGWGGFAKFAAEKYGVSVVGLTISKEQAVLAREINKGLPVEIRLDDYRDVNEKFDRVVSIAMLEAVGYRNYRTYMETVARNLTDDGIFLLHTIGGNYSTKVTDPWIDKYIFPNGMLPSAAQLSTAWQGLFVLEDWHNFGVYYDRTCMEWLKNFEQSWPNLSAKYGDTFYRMWRYYLNASAASFRSRKNHLWHIVLTKPKHLGLYKSIR, translated from the coding sequence ATGGGATCATCAAAAGAGATTGTTACAAACACGTTTGCCGCAGGAGGAATAACCATGAATGGTTCCAATCCCTGGGATGTACAGGTACACAATCCTAAATTGTATGATCGCCTGCTGGCCGGTGGTTCATTGGGCTTTGGTGAAGCCTACATGGAAGGCTGGTGGGACTGCGAAGCCTTGGATGAATTCTTTTTTCGCGTTCAATATCACCGGGTTGATAAAGCCATTCCCCGCGATTTAAATACGCTTAAATATTTTCTTAAAGCGAAGTTTAGCAACCAGCAAACTAAATCAAAAGCTAAAGAGGTTGCTTATAAGCATTATGATATCGGTAACGATCTGTTTGAGCAGATGCTTGATAAACGGATGATGTACTCTTGTGCTTATTGGGAAAATGCTGAAACTTTAGATGAAGCCCAGGAGGCCAAGCTTGATCTGATCTGCCGTAAATTAAAACTGGAACCCGGCATGCGCATGCTGGAGATTGGCTGTGGTTGGGGTGGTTTCGCCAAATTTGCTGCTGAAAAATATGGCGTGTCTGTTGTTGGTTTAACCATTTCTAAAGAACAGGCGGTACTTGCACGCGAAATAAACAAAGGCTTACCGGTGGAGATCAGGCTGGATGACTATAGGGATGTAAATGAAAAGTTCGACAGGGTAGTGTCCATTGCTATGCTGGAAGCTGTAGGGTATCGCAATTACAGAACATACATGGAAACCGTTGCCCGGAATTTAACCGACGATGGTATTTTTCTGCTGCATACCATAGGCGGCAACTATTCTACCAAAGTTACGGATCCATGGATTGATAAATATATCTTCCCTAATGGTATGCTGCCGTCTGCGGCGCAGCTTTCAACAGCGTGGCAGGGTTTATTTGTTCTTGAAGACTGGCATAACTTCGGTGTGTACTATGACCGAACCTGTATGGAGTGGCTCAAAAATTTTGAACAAAGCTGGCCTAACCTGAGCGCCAAATACGGCGATACATTTTACCGTATGTGGCGTTACTACCTTAATGCCAGTGCCGCGTCGTTCCGTTCAAGAAAAAATCATCTGTGGCATATCGTATTAACAAAGCCTAAACATTTGGGCCTGTACAAATCAATAAGATAA
- the recA gene encoding recombinase RecA: MATTDKNSDKLKALQLTLDKLEKSYGKGTIMKLGESVVEQTEVISTGSLGLDIALGVNGLPKGRIIEIYGPESSGKTTLAIHAIAESQKNGGIAAFIDAEHAFDRFYAKKLGVDVENLLISQPDNGEQALEIADNLIRSGAIDILVIDSVAALVPKAEIEGEMGDSKMGLHARLMSQALRKLTGTISKTGCCCIFINQLRDKIGVMFGNPETTTGGNALKFYASVRLDVRRISQIKDTDEVSGNRVKVKIVKNKVAPPFRIAEFDILFGEGISKAGEIIDLGVEYNIIKKAGSWFSYGETRLGQGRDAVKQLILDNPELMEELESKIKETVTGESMEEV, translated from the coding sequence ATGGCTACTACAGATAAAAATAGCGATAAATTAAAGGCATTACAGCTTACGTTAGATAAGCTGGAAAAATCATACGGTAAAGGCACCATCATGAAACTGGGCGAATCCGTAGTTGAACAAACCGAGGTGATATCAACCGGCTCTTTGGGGCTTGATATAGCTTTGGGTGTTAACGGCTTGCCTAAAGGAAGGATCATCGAGATCTACGGTCCGGAATCATCAGGTAAAACAACTTTGGCTATTCATGCCATTGCTGAAAGCCAAAAAAACGGTGGTATTGCTGCCTTTATTGATGCTGAGCATGCTTTTGATCGTTTTTACGCTAAAAAGTTAGGTGTAGATGTTGAAAACCTGTTGATCTCTCAGCCCGACAATGGTGAGCAGGCGCTGGAAATTGCCGACAACCTGATCCGCTCGGGGGCTATTGATATATTAGTTATTGACTCTGTTGCCGCATTGGTTCCTAAGGCTGAGATTGAAGGCGAGATGGGCGATTCAAAAATGGGTTTACATGCGCGTTTGATGTCACAGGCTTTGCGTAAGCTAACCGGTACCATCAGCAAAACCGGATGCTGCTGTATCTTCATCAACCAGTTGCGCGATAAGATCGGTGTTATGTTTGGTAACCCTGAAACTACAACTGGTGGTAACGCCTTGAAATTTTACGCTTCGGTACGTTTGGATGTACGCCGTATTTCACAAATTAAAGATACCGACGAGGTTTCAGGTAACCGTGTAAAAGTGAAGATCGTTAAAAATAAAGTTGCACCTCCATTCCGTATAGCCGAGTTTGATATCCTGTTTGGTGAAGGTATTTCAAAAGCAGGCGAAATCATTGACCTGGGTGTTGAATACAACATTATCAAAAAAGCAGGTTCATGGTTCAGCTATGGCGAAACCCGCTTAGGCCAGGGCCGTGATGCTGTTAAACAATTGATCCTTGATAACCCCGAACTGATGGAAGAATTGGAAAGCAAGATCAAGGAAACCGTAACCGGCGAAAGCATGGAAGAAGTATAA
- the nth gene encoding endonuclease III has translation MLKAERYRHFVEYFSKNQPNPVTELHYNNPFQLLVAVILSAQCTDKRINQVTPALFERFPTAQDLAAATSDEVFSYIRSVSYPNNKAKHLVGMGKMLIDVFNGEVPSGIENLQKLPGVGRKTANVIASVIFEEPAMAVDTHVFRVANRIGLTNNARTPLAVEKQLVQNIPKEYIAVAHHWLILHGRYICLARSPKCDVCPLTWFCRYYERNNTEAALQRAEAAKVKKAKEAKKKKALNTISKELKKRSVEKDI, from the coding sequence ATGCTAAAAGCCGAACGCTACCGCCATTTTGTTGAATATTTTTCTAAAAATCAGCCTAATCCCGTTACCGAGCTGCATTATAATAACCCGTTTCAGTTACTGGTGGCTGTGATACTTTCGGCACAGTGTACCGATAAACGTATTAACCAGGTAACCCCCGCATTATTTGAGCGTTTTCCCACGGCACAAGACCTGGCTGCGGCAACATCCGACGAGGTTTTTTCTTACATCCGTTCCGTAAGTTATCCTAATAATAAGGCTAAACATCTGGTAGGCATGGGCAAAATGCTGATAGATGTTTTTAATGGCGAAGTGCCATCAGGGATAGAAAACCTGCAGAAATTACCCGGCGTAGGCCGTAAAACAGCAAATGTAATTGCCTCGGTTATTTTTGAAGAGCCGGCCATGGCTGTTGATACCCATGTGTTCAGGGTAGCCAACCGCATCGGTTTAACAAATAATGCGCGTACGCCGCTTGCTGTTGAAAAGCAATTAGTTCAAAATATCCCGAAAGAATACATAGCCGTAGCGCATCATTGGTTGATATTGCATGGCCGGTATATTTGCCTGGCGCGCAGCCCCAAATGTGATGTTTGTCCGCTAACATGGTTTTGCCGGTACTATGAACGTAACAATACTGAAGCCGCGCTGCAAAGGGCAGAAGCCGCCAAGGTTAAAAAGGCCAAGGAAGCAAAAAAGAAAAAGGCACTGAATACTATAAGTAAGGAACTGAAGAAGAGGAGTGTGGAGAAAGATATTTGA